The proteins below are encoded in one region of Stenotrophomonas bentonitica:
- the dksA gene encoding RNA polymerase-binding protein DksA produces MAAKKIAKKAVKAAKKTAKPVVKKLAAKPVAKKPAAKPAPAKKAAAKAPAKAVKKAVAKKPVAKAPVKKAAPKPVAKPAAKKAVAKTAAAKKPVAKTPVKKAAAPASKTTAKKTTPPAAKSAPVKKAAAKPAPAKPASKPAATKPAAKPVAAPVVKSAPKPASPAPAKSVPAKAAAKPAPAPAAAPKPVAAAPAPKAPQNKNPVPVSKSPAKTPVKTESAPKPVSRPVGKVAVAVAARSAAPAPRTKVKVVEYKTDEATGRPILPAGYKPSPEEEYMSPLQLEYFRQRLLVWRNELIEESKQTIANLQEEVRDIGDEAERATRETENSLELRTRDRYRKLISKINSTLKRLEDGEYGYCVDTGEEIGLDRLEARLTAERTIDAQERWEHLQKQQGD; encoded by the coding sequence GTGGCTGCTAAAAAAATTGCAAAGAAGGCCGTCAAGGCCGCCAAGAAAACCGCCAAGCCCGTTGTAAAGAAGTTGGCGGCCAAGCCTGTTGCCAAAAAACCGGCCGCCAAGCCGGCACCTGCGAAGAAGGCGGCCGCCAAGGCGCCGGCCAAGGCGGTGAAGAAGGCCGTTGCCAAGAAGCCGGTCGCCAAGGCGCCGGTCAAGAAGGCAGCGCCGAAGCCTGTTGCCAAGCCGGCCGCAAAGAAGGCCGTCGCCAAGACCGCGGCAGCCAAGAAGCCGGTCGCCAAGACCCCGGTGAAAAAGGCCGCCGCACCGGCCAGCAAGACCACGGCCAAGAAAACGACCCCACCGGCGGCCAAGTCCGCGCCGGTGAAAAAGGCGGCTGCCAAGCCTGCACCGGCCAAGCCGGCCAGCAAGCCTGCCGCCACCAAGCCGGCTGCCAAGCCGGTTGCAGCACCCGTAGTGAAGTCCGCACCGAAGCCGGCATCGCCGGCCCCGGCCAAGTCTGTCCCGGCCAAGGCCGCGGCCAAGCCTGCTCCCGCTCCGGCCGCCGCGCCGAAGCCGGTAGCGGCCGCCCCCGCCCCGAAGGCCCCGCAAAACAAGAATCCCGTGCCCGTTTCGAAATCGCCTGCAAAAACTCCCGTGAAAACCGAATCCGCTCCCAAGCCCGTGTCGCGTCCGGTTGGCAAGGTCGCCGTGGCCGTGGCTGCCCGTTCGGCCGCACCGGCCCCGCGCACCAAGGTGAAAGTGGTGGAATACAAGACCGACGAGGCCACTGGCCGCCCGATCCTGCCGGCCGGCTACAAGCCGAGCCCGGAAGAGGAGTACATGAGCCCGCTGCAGCTGGAGTACTTCCGCCAGCGTCTGCTGGTCTGGCGCAATGAGCTGATCGAAGAGTCCAAGCAGACCATCGCCAACCTGCAGGAAGAAGTGCGCGACATCGGCGACGAAGCCGAGCGCGCCACCCGCGAGACCGAAAACTCGCTGGAACTGCGCACCCGCGATCGTTACCGCAAGCTGATCTCCAAGATCAACAGCACGCTCAAGCGCCTGGAAGACGGCGAGTACGGCTACTGCGTCGACACCGGCGAAGAAATCGGCCTGGACCGCCTCGAAGCGCGCCTGACCGCCGAACGCACCATCGACGCCCAGGAACGCTGGGAACACCTGCAGAAGCAGCAGGGCGACTGA
- the yidD gene encoding membrane protein insertion efficiency factor YidD has product MISHLLIALLRFYKRFISPLLGPRCRFVPSCSEYAMQAIATHGPARGSWLAARRLGRCHPFHPGGVDEVPPRTAHADCRCTGKH; this is encoded by the coding sequence GTGATCTCCCACCTGCTCATCGCCCTGTTGCGCTTCTACAAGCGCTTCATCAGCCCCCTGCTCGGGCCGCGCTGCCGGTTCGTGCCCAGTTGTTCTGAATACGCCATGCAGGCCATCGCCACGCATGGTCCCGCGCGCGGCAGCTGGCTGGCCGCGCGCCGGCTGGGGCGCTGCCACCCCTTCCATCCCGGTGGCGTGGACGAGGTGCCGCCGCGCACCGCGCACGCCGATTGCCGCTGCACAGGAAAACACTGA
- a CDS encoding dihydroorotase, with amino-acid sequence MPSTLIVNARMVNEGRVFNGDLRIENGRIAQIGTGLQPQDGDQVVDAAGRWLLPGMIDDQVHFREPGLTHKGDIATESAAAVAGGLTSFMDMPNTNPPTLNAAALQAKYDSAAGRARANYGFYMGASNDNLEDVKLIDPLTTPGVKVFMGASTGNMLVDNPETLDAIFKFAPTPIITHCEDTPMIDANAKVYAEKYGDALSAEQHPDIRSREACLKSSVLAVSLAKKHGTRLHVLHISTADELSLFEKGPLVRADGSRKQITAETCIHFLRFDRSDYARLGNLIKCNPAIKEASDREALTRAVAEDVIDVLATDHAPHTWEEKQKPYPQAPSGLPLVQYALVAALELVHEGKLEITQVVQKFAHAPAQLFDVSQRGYLREGYWADLVLVEDVPFTVKREDVLSKCGWSPFEGMTFRSRIASTWVNGQLAWDGTHLVGAPNGQRMSYDR; translated from the coding sequence ATGCCCTCCACGCTCATCGTCAACGCCCGCATGGTCAACGAAGGCCGCGTCTTCAACGGCGACCTGCGCATCGAAAACGGACGCATCGCGCAGATCGGCACCGGCCTGCAGCCGCAGGACGGCGACCAGGTGGTCGACGCGGCCGGGCGCTGGCTGCTGCCCGGGATGATCGACGACCAGGTCCATTTCCGCGAACCGGGCCTGACCCACAAGGGCGACATCGCTACCGAGTCGGCCGCGGCCGTGGCCGGGGGCCTGACCAGCTTCATGGACATGCCCAACACCAACCCGCCGACCCTCAACGCGGCCGCCCTGCAGGCCAAGTACGACTCCGCTGCCGGTCGTGCGCGCGCCAACTACGGCTTCTACATGGGTGCCAGCAATGACAACCTGGAAGACGTCAAACTCATCGACCCGCTGACCACGCCGGGCGTCAAGGTGTTCATGGGCGCCTCCACCGGCAACATGCTGGTAGACAACCCCGAGACGCTGGACGCGATCTTCAAGTTCGCGCCGACCCCGATCATCACGCACTGCGAAGACACGCCGATGATCGACGCCAACGCCAAGGTGTACGCCGAGAAGTACGGCGATGCGCTGAGCGCGGAGCAGCACCCGGACATCCGTTCGCGCGAGGCCTGCCTGAAGTCGTCGGTGCTGGCCGTTTCGCTGGCGAAGAAGCACGGCACCCGCCTGCACGTGCTGCACATTTCCACCGCCGACGAGCTGTCGCTGTTCGAGAAGGGCCCGCTGGTGCGCGCCGACGGCAGCCGCAAGCAGATCACCGCCGAAACCTGCATCCACTTCCTGCGCTTCGACCGCAGCGACTACGCGCGGCTGGGCAACCTGATCAAGTGCAACCCGGCGATCAAGGAAGCCAGCGACCGCGAGGCACTGACCCGCGCGGTGGCCGAGGACGTGATCGACGTGCTCGCCACCGACCACGCCCCGCACACCTGGGAAGAGAAGCAGAAGCCGTACCCGCAGGCGCCGTCGGGCCTGCCGCTGGTGCAGTACGCGCTGGTGGCGGCACTGGAACTGGTGCACGAGGGCAAGCTGGAGATCACCCAGGTGGTGCAGAAGTTCGCGCACGCCCCGGCCCAGCTGTTCGACGTGAGCCAGCGCGGCTATCTGCGCGAAGGCTACTGGGCCGACCTGGTGCTGGTGGAAGACGTGCCGTTCACCGTGAAGCGCGAGGACGTGCTGTCCAAGTGCGGCTGGTCGCCGTTCGAGGGCATGACCTTCCGCTCGCGGATCGCCTCGACCTGGGTCAACGGCCAGCTGGCCTGGGACGGCACCCATCTGGTGGGCGCGCCGAACGGCCAGCGCATGAGCTACGACCGCTGA
- a CDS encoding M23 family metallopeptidase gives MRARVLGLGLVLLAPVAALALLPSPAVAQADARVVFPASASQGAMVIGKVPAGSVVRYDGRTLRVSGYGSVVFGIGRDAQGPLQVQVQRPDGGSETVSIAVTPRDWPVERVNGVPPKTVNPPPAIAERIKREQALVTAARARDDNRTDFAQAFIWPVQGRISGRFGNARVYNGQPGSGHSGMDIAVPTGTPVKAPAAGVVTFAGPDLYLTGGTLLLDHGFGISSNFLHLSRIDVKVGDRVEQGQVIAAVGATGRATGPHLHWGMNWFDTRIDPLLVLERGK, from the coding sequence ATGCGGGCACGTGTTCTGGGCCTGGGGCTGGTGCTGCTGGCCCCGGTTGCCGCGCTGGCGCTGCTGCCCTCGCCCGCCGTGGCCCAGGCCGATGCGCGCGTGGTGTTTCCAGCCAGCGCCTCGCAGGGTGCGATGGTGATCGGCAAGGTGCCGGCCGGCAGCGTGGTCCGCTATGACGGGCGCACGCTGCGGGTGAGCGGCTATGGCAGCGTGGTGTTCGGGATCGGCCGCGACGCGCAGGGACCGCTGCAGGTGCAGGTGCAGCGCCCCGATGGGGGCAGCGAAACGGTGAGCATCGCGGTGACCCCGCGCGACTGGCCGGTGGAGCGCGTCAACGGCGTGCCGCCGAAGACCGTGAATCCGCCGCCGGCGATTGCCGAACGGATCAAGCGCGAACAGGCGCTGGTCACCGCCGCGCGTGCGCGCGACGACAACCGCACCGACTTCGCGCAGGCCTTCATCTGGCCGGTGCAGGGGCGGATCAGCGGTCGCTTCGGCAATGCGCGGGTGTACAACGGCCAGCCCGGCTCGGGTCATTCGGGCATGGATATCGCGGTGCCGACCGGTACGCCGGTGAAGGCACCGGCGGCGGGCGTGGTGACGTTCGCGGGGCCGGATCTTTACCTGACCGGCGGCACCTTGTTGCTCGACCACGGGTTCGGGATCAGCTCGAATTTCCTGCACCTGTCGCGGATCGACGTGAAGGTGGGCGACCGGGTCGAACAGGGCCAGGTAATTGCCGCCGTCGGCGCCACCGGTCGTGCCACCGGCCCGCACCTGCATTGGGGCATGAACTGGTTCGACACGCGCATCGACCCGTTGTTGGTGCTTGAACGCGGGAAGTAA
- a CDS encoding squalene/phytoene synthase family protein, translating into MTTSTALDSFLDKWRTRWPEWQVAEPFVPEAQRTLVVAWFSLLQEFDDILNTSGDPMPADAKLAWWGEELRSWSAQRSRHPLGRMLEPVRAPWAELAQTLPDLIEARAVPVDPAQAQRALQAYGAAVAAVEAVMFETPARGDVATPVVLQTLAQRLHEAGVAAVPRSLLADDDGNATHRWGQQLLRNWPARVAGPRPRRLYASLARTRQQAWSHGQELKATPVRTLLRTWWAARG; encoded by the coding sequence ACAAATGGCGCACCCGCTGGCCGGAATGGCAGGTGGCCGAACCGTTCGTGCCGGAAGCCCAGCGCACCCTGGTGGTGGCCTGGTTCTCGCTGCTGCAGGAATTCGACGACATCCTCAACACCAGCGGCGACCCGATGCCGGCCGACGCCAAGCTGGCGTGGTGGGGCGAAGAACTGCGCAGCTGGTCGGCGCAGCGCTCGCGGCATCCGCTGGGGCGGATGCTGGAGCCGGTGCGCGCACCATGGGCGGAACTGGCGCAGACGCTGCCGGACCTGATCGAAGCGCGCGCAGTGCCGGTCGACCCGGCCCAGGCCCAACGCGCGCTGCAGGCCTATGGCGCGGCGGTAGCGGCGGTGGAAGCGGTGATGTTCGAGACCCCGGCGCGCGGTGACGTCGCCACCCCGGTGGTGCTGCAGACCCTGGCCCAGCGCCTGCACGAAGCCGGCGTCGCCGCCGTGCCGCGTTCGTTGCTGGCCGACGACGATGGCAATGCCACCCATCGCTGGGGCCAGCAGCTGCTGCGGAACTGGCCGGCCCGCGTCGCCGGCCCGCGCCCACGCCGCCTGTACGCCTCCCTGGCCCGCACCCGCCAGCAGGCGTGGTCGCATGGGCAGGAGCTCAAAGCGACGCCGGTACGCACCCTCCTGCGCACCTGGTGGGCCGCGCGAGGTTAA